TTGTATGATCAGTACACATAACAAATGCTAATAGGAAAGAAACTGCTATAACAGTTGCAACAACCTTTATGTTGAGTTCCATACTCAATCTAACGAAGGTTTTATACACAACCCAATTCAGGGAAGCCACCTCACTCAATTGTTTTCTACTCTAAAAAGGGTGAGCTTAATGAAGCATCATCATTTCCTTTCCTAAGGTTGCTAACTGTTTAGAATGTGGTCGCCGGTTATAAAGGCTACTAACCGTTTAAAGATGAAATCCATGAAGCAAActctcccccaaaaaaaaacaaaaaagaagaagccacTTTACATTTGTGTACGTCAAAAAGTTAAGGAGGCTTTTAACTAATTTGCTCTTATATAAGACCATTGCTAATTAAATCTTTACCAAAACAAAATGGCACCACCACTCAACTTCTCGGTGCATGTCAATGAGCCTGAGCTCGTCTGGCCGGAGAAGCCAACCCCAAAAGAATTCAAATACTTATCCAACATTGATGACCAAAGTGGCCTAAGAAATCACATACTCTTTGTGCACTTGTATCCTCCACGTGCAACCGTGGGTGCGCCAGTCCAGGACCCAATCATGATGATTAAACAATCTCTGGCTAAGGTTCTAGCATTCTACTACCCTGTGGCCCGCCGGCTAAGAAATGCTGATAAAGGCAAGCTTGTTGTGGACTGCTGTGGGCAGGAAGTGATTTTTCGTGGTGCCAATGCTGATATTACACTAGCACAATTGTGCAAAAATGGTGGGTTGAAGCCACCATTCCCTCAGTGGGACAAGTTGCTTGTCGATGACGTCTGGGGCAGTAACTTGATAAGTAACTTGATAACCAATTCACCATTGCTCCGTGTGCAGGTAACAAGACTTGCTTGTGGAGGGTTCATCTTAGCTTACACATTCAACCATTGCATCTGTGATACTTATGGTGCTTACCAGTTCATTACAGCCGTGTCAGAATTATGCAAAAATCCAAACAGAAAAACTCCTTCCTCGCTACCCGCTTGGGGACGAGAAACACTAAGACCCCGGTCACCTCCCATCATCTCCTACCCACATCATGAGTATGATGACAACTCAGGAAACCCCACCATTGCTTATAGTGTTTCCGACTttggccttgtttggtaaaaatgttagagttggcctagacactattcatcatcatttcctaaaaaaatcaacatcaaacattctaactttttaactttttatatcaaatcattcactttttaagAGTCTGGCTCAAACCTCTGTTTTCCTATCTCGTGCCAACATATTAGCCCTCAAAACCCATATTAATGGCAACAAAAAATGCCCCACCTTTGATGCAATCGCTTCATGTCTATGGAGAGCAAGAACTCGAACGGTCATTAGCCCTGAATCCAGCACAAGGCTAATCTTTCCGATTGACACCTGTTTTCGATACAAACCATCACTACCGAATGGTTAGTATGGAGCGGCGGTTGTGTTTCCCTGTACTGTTATAAAGGAGGCCAAGCTTGTGGAGGAGCCGATACACTGCACTGCAAAGCTGATTTGGGAAGTGAAGAAGGGTGCCATCGGAGACGAGTATTAGGCGTCGGTCTTGGACTTGATTGAGGCGAATGGACGCAGGGGGTTCTGCAGTGAAGGAGCGTTTGTGGCGTCTGACATGAGTCGGTTGAGGTTTGTTGATGTGGATTTTGGGTGGGGAGGAGGAGTGTATGGTGGTCCGGCAAGAGCTGGGACTGGGATGGGTCCTGGGATGGTGACTTCAGTTATAGGTCACAAGAATGAGGAGGGTGTTGAAGGGGCGCTGGCCTTGGTTTCTCTGCCACCTGCATTGCTGGAGAGGTTCCACAAGGAGGTGAGAAAAGAGATTGTTTCTGTTGCTCCTTGCAAACCCATTTCTGCACTCTAATAGAGTAATAGGGAACATTAAATTACGACCGATAAGAAACGCTATGATAACAATAAAGCAACATAATATCAAAGGCgtcacaaataaattaaaaaaaaaaaaaaaagaagaagaagagtgaaCCATAATATGTAACTGATTTCAAAGTTCTAATATCATAAATTACAATGGCGGCGATGCATTTTTCtaaagagaataacttttataagaaCTTGGCATAATCATTTAATAGCTACTAAGTCAACTTGTAACACCAAAACCCATTACGACGAAAACATTGGAtgatttcttctattttctccATACCCTTCTTCCAAACCCACCAAAATTTAACTAATTCAAAGAATTGCAACTCCAACGCAAAGGTAATGCCCAAATTCCAGTGGCAAAGCAATTCTGAAACCCTCATTAAGCTCTAAAGTAATGAGAGTGAGTTGGAGGAAAAGGGAGTTGAAGAGATtgaggagagagggagagagacaaAGAGCTTGAAAGGTGCTTCAAATGTTGGTTTGTATGCAAGTGTGTATGAAAGAGTTATGGGGCAGGTCAAAGGTGCTTCAATGGGGGCAGAGGGTGAGCAAATTTATGCGATGTGGGTGGGTTTGGCTTTAAAAGGGCTTTGCCGGCAGTGATGGTGGAAAGAGACAGAGATAGctgaaatggagagagagatcGCAACTGATTTTGCacggaagaagaaaaaggagaatgGGGCGGTGGAAGAAGGGAatggagagaaaagaagaaattatcTAGTGTTTTTTGTGGTAATGGGTTTTGGTGTTACAAACTCACTTGGCTGGTTGTTATTGGAGGATACACAAACCTAATTTATGCCAAATCCTTGGGAGTTATTCTCTTTTCTGAATCATGTTAATGTTCAAATGTTGCACACGTAAAAAAGCAACATAACATGGAAGTAATGTCAGATCCATATTGGTATGATCATCACACTAGGACATGTTGCAAGAACCAAACAGAAATATTAGCTTGATGATTAAAAAGCAACCGCCTAATTTGACAGAATTTTCACAATGGTCATAGGAAGAAAACAGTCAGatccaaataaaagaattatctacAAAGCGCACAAAAAGGGATTAatgtctaaccaaatccaagatgACAGATCGATTTCCTCCTAACTAAATATATACACAATAAACACCAGAGTTACTACATGTTTATTGGGCTACAGAACAGGGGGGTGGGGCTTGAGTGATAGGCAAGGCAGCAACCGGCAACCTACAAAATGAAGGGCAAAGCAAATGAACCCTCAGAACAAATATACTTTCATAAAGCAACATCAATACCTATATAATAACCATAACTTAGCACAAAGAAGAACATCATTTATGCACAAATAAATCTATCTTGCAGAGAAAGGcacgaaaaggaaaaagagagagagagatgttggcCAGCTTAAATGATATCTCATACAGTACTAGAATAATGGAGATTGGAGACAGAGAGAAGAAAACTCTCAAAATTAAGTGAGGAACACTGCAAGCCAAGAACTGATAGTAATTTGACAGAAATGTAAACCAATGCTTTCTTTTTATGTAAATATCTGATTTATGACCTTAGTGTCATTGAAAGTGAGAGTGCAAACACATTTGAGTAAAGGGAGGAGAAAATAATATTACGTAGAATTAGCTAGCAATAGAAATTCATTCAGAAGGCCTTTTTGGAAAACATGGGAGTATGCTCGATCCTAATTTATGGAAGGAAGGAATTATTCCAGATCTTATCTAGGTTGTGAGGGCAGCCATAGCAAATGCAGTAGGGGTATTATGGTGAACAGAAGGATGGGGCACCctctataataaaaaaaaaaacggcaGCATTTTATCAACCAAGCTTAGCATGTTCAAAACCCTGCTAACAAGTTTCATGATAACAAGATGCTTATAGCTGTGTCTATCATTTATCAGAAGAAATTGTAGAATTAAATGGCACAATTAAATGGCATGTCCTTAGAAATCAGTAGCTCTGGCGCTACctccaggaaaattattttCAGCCAATGCCATCAATATAAACAAAATCAGGTACATGAACACAACATTAATTCAATAActtgtgatttatttttattagaggGAAACTGGTCAAATTTCACTACTAAGAGTTTCTTTCTCTAAGCaaaagggttcaaattgaaggCTTTGGATAAAGATCTGGTAGCAACTGACTCTAGTGTCAACAAAGAGGGACACTAGGGCCAATGAATGGTTTATGAGTGAAAGGTGATTCAAAAGAAAGTCACAACAAAAATGTTCCATCTGACTGTATCGAAAGAGAACTAAATGAACAAAATCACACGGATAAGCCATCAAAAGAGCATCACCCAGGAATCAAGTGTAGAATAGTTAACATCTaaatgagagagagattatATATAGGCAGAGACAGTCAGGGAGCACAGATTCAAAAAAGTGAAACAACATAGGTTGCTTACGGCATGCTTCAAAGTTAAATTAGGAATGTAGGCCGCAATGAACACCATAACACAACAATATACCATCAAACACAAGTAATGAAGGTTAACAAATACCTAAAGCAGTATTACAGTGAAGAGAATCAAATCCACTGCACACCAAACAAGAGAATCAtgccaaatatgaaaaaagagaaactGAAACTTACTGTGTGTCAGGTCGCAATTTCTTGTTagattttttcttattcttgcGACGCTTTTTTGAAGACCTCTGACCTTCACCCGGAGGCTGTTGTAAAGCAGGACCCACAAATGCAATTGGAAGATTGATTGCTTGTGATGATGGTTCTATATTGATTGGTTGAGGGGATTCTTCTAGTTTTGGTACTTTGAATTCATGCCTCAATGGAGCCATTACTGAGAAAGCCCCTGGAATTGAACCTTTTGATACATTCTTGGCAGCAACAGCCACTTCAACTCCCTTATCTTTATCAAGTACCCTGGGAATTTGTCCTGTGTTGACTCCTTGCGGTGCAGCACTAATTTGCCCTATGCTTACCCCTGGAGGTATGGCGCTAGTTTGTCCTACGCATACCCCTGGAGGTATGGCGCTAATTTGTCCTACGCTTATCCCTGGAGGTATGGCACTAATTTGTCCTACGCTCGCTCCCTGGGGCATGGCATTAATTTGTTCTACACTTGCTCCCTGGGATATAGGACTCTTATGGGCATAGCTTGCGTCCTTCACTTTGTCCAATGCCGCATAGAGTTTTCGCTTAGACTTGATTATCTCAGAAAGAAGTGTTCCTGTCCCAGAACTACCtgaattatattatttcaaatactCAGCTACACAAAACATAAGAGCACGCATTCAATGAGTAgattaaaaacaaattcatattGATCGTAGAGAAAAATGATACCTAGGAGAGATAGAATAACAGCACGTGCTGCCAATTGTTCagcttctttcttgtttttaccAGCTTCACCAGTGTAACTTACACCATTGAAAACCAAAGAAGATGTGAAAACAGGAAGCAATGCTTCTTGCTGGATGGTGCTGTAGGTAGGCGGTTCTAGATTCATCTTTGCAGCGAATTCGTTAAGGATAGACTTGCAAAACACCGTATCCTGGAAAAGACCACAAAAGAGTTAATTAAAACAGTAAAAACTAATATATTGGACAATATTTGAAGCAATAATACCAGACTAAGTGTAATAATATATGCCATGAGAATCCAACACCTAATTGTATTATCTCAACTCCTACCATTCTTCACAACAAGAAACATTAAATAATTTCAGTGCCATCAGAAAACAGCAATGAGACCTTGGATAACATAGAAACATCGCTTGCTAAAGTAAGTtccaaatgagaaaaaaaaatgtttgtctcTACGACAAGAACAAATTTTCCAGATTATCTAACTTATAAATAACCACAATAGAATTAGTTCTacaataacaaaattaatgtcTCACACGTGAACATGAAATCAGATGGCCAAtattgtactaaaaaaaaaaaaagtaaatgatgatGAAGAAAGGATGCAAATTACCAATGCCAAGAAAATGTGAATTGGGTTTGCTACTATAATGGCTGACCTCCTCACTGATATGGTAGCAATGCATGATCCTACAAATTGAATTAGATATATTTCCAAGAAGGCATGTTGGCTTTAGCAACTAAAATAGTATGGGAAAAGGCTTGAAAACTACTTTGAGACCTTGTTTCTACTAGGAAAGAGAAGATAACATGCAGAAGATTGAACTAAAGAATATTACAATTTGATCCAAAAAGGGATCACTAAACATCCAAGGTCTAAATCTACAATTACACTGCAACAAACCTCAAGAATGAGAGGACATCCTTCCTCCTTGATCTTTAGTGATATGCCCTCCAGCGCAAGTTTGGCAACATCTTGTTCGGCTGCTTTTCGATGAGAAAAAGTATTTGGAGAGGTATAACTTACTCCATCTATCCATACAGTTGACCTAAATTGAGGTGCATGTGAGGATCCTTCATTGATGGTCTGGTAAATTGGTAGTGGAATGACAGACCTCTGCGTATATTCTTGAAGTCTATTCTTGTGCATCCAGTTTTCTGGAAGACCTAAAACAAATTTGATCCAGATAACATTTAGACATTACTTCTCAACTAGTAATATCATAACAAATTCAACCAAAATATTGCCCATACTATATACATGCGAATAATGTTAATTATTTAAGCACCgataacaataaacaaatattttggcattttccAATATCACATGATATCTTAAAGGGCAGTTCCAAAGGCACACAAAATGGTTAATATGGAGTACAATAGAAGTGAACTAACCTACCACTTAAGCATCATTTCGTACACCAAAAATAGAAGCATCACCAATTTTAGGCCCTATTTAAACAAGTGAACTACCAAAAATTATGGCCCTAATAGCAAATTACAAGCAATAACATATGCCACATATGGAATTTCAATTTGAGAACGACTCAACAAGGCAGTTGGGTTTGCTCATTTTAAAGAATCAAACATATgatgcagaaaagaaaaagaaacacattACTAAATATGAATCTGCACAGCCCACTCAACATAAATATCACATTTCAaattctgatatatatatattattttactCACAGAGTCCACGAAATTGTAGAGCTTACTAAAAATGCACCATTTTCACTGCTAAAAGAAgaacaaacttaaaaaataaaaataagctaTATATTAACAACAGAAATGAAGGAAAGCAACGAAGGAAAACTAAatattcaggaaaaaaaattacgattACCGTTATTTGTTCACTGAGAGAccctaatttattattattattattattatttttattattatttttttttaacaaaacaaaacaaaagtccAAACTCATTTTTACTGTAATTTTTGGACAGAGAATAAGTACAAA
This window of the Corylus avellana chromosome ca5, CavTom2PMs-1.0 genome carries:
- the LOC132181282 gene encoding uncharacterized protein LOC132181282 isoform X3, which gives rise to MEKTHPVKMWQWLCTLPQPQPQPSAPATNAAPDPAQVPSGAPSATTAPDPAQVPAGAPSTTETAAPAQVTAGPPSATPSTSSGLPENWMHKNRLQEYTQRSVIPLPIYQTINEGSSHAPQFRSTVWIDGVSYTSPNTFSHRKAAEQDVAKLALEGISLKIKEEGCPLILEDTVFCKSILNEFAAKMNLEPPTYSTIQQEALLPVFTSSLVFNGVSYTGEAGKNKKEAEQLAARAVILSLLGSSGTGTLLSEIIKSKRKLYAALDKVKDASYAHKSPISQGASVEQINAMPQGASVGQISAIPPGISVGQISAIPPGVCVGQTSAIPPGVSIGQISAAPQGVNTGQIPRVLDKDKGVEVAVAAKNVSKGSIPGAFSVMAPLRHEFKVPKLEESPQPINIEPSSQAINLPIAFVGPALQQPPGEGQRSSKKRRKNKKKSNKKLRPDTQ
- the LOC132181282 gene encoding uncharacterized protein LOC132181282 isoform X1; the protein is MEKTHPVKMWQWLCTLPQPQPQPSAPATNAAPDPAQVPSGAPSATTAPDPAQVPAGAPSTTETAAPAQVTAGPPSATPSTSSGLPENWMHKNRLQEYTQRSVIPLPIYQTINEGSSHAPQFRSTVWIDGVSYTSPNTFSHRKAAEQDVAKLALEGISLKIKEEGCPLILEDTVFCKSILNEFAAKMNLEPPTYSTIQQEALLPVFTSSLVFNGVSYTGEAGKNKKEAEQLAARAVILSLLGSSGTGTLLSEIIKSKRKLYAALDKVKDASYAHKSPISQGASVEQINAMPQGASVGQISAIPPGISVGQISAIPPGVCVGQTSAIPPGVSIGQISAAPQGVNTGQIPRVLDKDKGVEVAVAAKNVSKGSIPGAFSVMAPLRHEFKVPKLEESPQPINIEPSSQAINLPIAFVGPALQQPPGEGQRSSKKRRKNKKKSNKKLRPDTQVQKWVCKEQQKQSLFSPPCGTSPAMQVAEKPRPAPLQHPPHSCDL
- the LOC132182120 gene encoding 13-hydroxylupanine O-tigloyltransferase; this translates as MAPPLNFSVHVNEPELVWPEKPTPKEFKYLSNIDDQSGLRNHILFVHLYPPRATVGAPVQDPIMMIKQSLAKVLAFYYPVARRLRNADKGKLVVDCCGQEVIFRGANADITLAQLCKNGGLKPPFPQWDKLLVDDVWGSNLISNLITNSPLLRVQVTRLACGGFILAYTFNHCICDTYGAYQFITAVSELCKNPNRKTPSSLPAWGRETLRPRSPPIISYPHHEYDDNSGNPTIAYSVSDFGLVW
- the LOC132181282 gene encoding uncharacterized protein LOC132181282 isoform X2; the protein is MEKTHPVKMWQWLCTLPQPQPQPSAPATNAAPDPAQVPSGAPSATTAPDPAQVPAGAPSTTETAAPAQVTAGPPSATPSTSSGLPENWMHKNRLQEYTQRSVIPLPIYQTINEGSSHAPQFRSTVWIDGVSYTSPNTFSHRKAAEQDVAKLALEGISLKIKEEGCPLILEDTVFCKSILNEFAAKMNLEPPTYSTIQQEALLPVFTSSLVFNGVSYTGEAGKNKKEAEQLAARAVILSLLGSSGTGTLLSEIIKSKRKLYAALDKVKDASYAHKSPISQGASVEQINAMPQGASVGQISAIPPGISVGQISAIPPGVCVGQTSAIPPGVSIGQISAAPQGVNTGQIPRVLDKDKGVEVAVAAKNVSKGSIPGAFSVMAPLRHEFKVPKLEESPQPINIEPSSQAINLPIAFVGPALQQPPGEGQRSSKKRRKNKKKSNKKLRPDTQLPVAALPITQAPPPCSVAQ